The following proteins are encoded in a genomic region of Pangasianodon hypophthalmus isolate fPanHyp1 chromosome 26, fPanHyp1.pri, whole genome shotgun sequence:
- the bcl9 gene encoding B-cell CLL/lymphoma 9 protein isoform X3, whose translation MVRSPPVMSPSSAAQMDSKLPNQGKQGGAGSQSQPSPCEPKALSGSHTPKGPQGSVGSMGLKNGQGLNSGNGAKSKIKRERSTSIESFEQRDTGTPNNEGDQKELGSRAKRLCVAERRQPYSGADWCSGGESDEDDPGFFNCNSNDIKPDPSTLAASTPTHNAVGGQNASSDLGSSQKAGSKVVYVFTTEMANKAAEAVITGRADNIITYHMNNISNGKGGKPQLPLNNQLGPHRNDPKQQGVQSQQQQSSHSSDQNHQAASKAAQPGQPQQQSSAQPVQPQQAAQVAKPASLTQDGPPSGGMDSKSLPSSSPQDGAGSHDGSNPAGTPGSQAPNQAPNAGPQQSFSSLDLPKGADVKLTAQHQQQLAHEIMSSMGDNPEGLSQEQLEHRERSLQTLRDIQRMLFPDDKDMAAMGQGNMGGPPPNASMMEGGPKKPEQGPLQAMIAQSQSLGKPGGPGGPRSEGPPFGPPGPRDMPFSPDDLGPPPQGQGPMNSHPGPGGEHGDHMTPEQMAWLKLQQEFYEEKKRKQEQMQHRPMGDMMLHQGGPRGMMRGPPPPYQMNPGEMWGPGAPEPFPEQMNMGPRGMHPHMQRMPGFSGMMNPDMEGGPNPMPRPGMNWPDDMPKMGDGRGFPPAQGMFGGPGGRVERFPNPQSVQEAMFHQGMGDKQGMGLPPSMMMEMNRVMGNQRPMEPGNGGGMMFPRMPGEGPMSPSSRMEFVKGLGRDIGEFGIGPGNLNVNMGPSPQMMASKMREPQMNMSPEEIMKMRHGGGPMAEAMAPQQKMMQGPPFPDQPHPSDFNMAPNRQFSVMGPQGPGNQRGPRGEPPFATDQRGGNVGGNGRLSHMPPLPPNQPPNSSGPPPNQRNMGRKPSDLSVQSGPANSPNVNPLKSPTLRQVQSPMLGSPSGNLKSPQTPSQLASMLSGQPAAAAAAAAAAASIKSPPMMGSAGASPVHMKSPSLPAPSPGWTSSPKPPMQSPGIPQNKPPLSMTSPNMMGNVEQGGSAPPSAPPSSSSTSQPGSINVPGSLPSSSPYTMPPEPTLSQNPLSIMMSRMSKFAMPSSTPLYHDAIKTVASSDDDSPPARSPNLPSMNNNMPGMGNHHQGHPRMMTPNSSGPMPSLSPMGMSTMGSQPLSHGMPNQMPSPNPMGPNMPPHSGPMGPGMMSHGMMMPPVSQDPGMGNNQMMPQGRMGLPHRGQGFPPGQSPPQQMPFPHNGPGPQGGFPHGMGFQGEGGPMARMGNMAHGPGGEPGMCKPNTPGGQEFNNMPGVFNDSDLHEVMRPGASGIPEFDLSRIIPSEKPSQTLSYFPRGGEAPGGKPPHSSGPPGFPPMQGMIGEGNPRMGLPMQGMGGPPGPGHMGPQDMPMGNPGHNPMRPPGFMGQGMMGPQHRMLSPSQQPGMMGGPGMMQGKERPMYNHPGPVGSPNMMMSLQGMGGPQQTMMMPPQMRPRGMAADLGMGFNSGPGNPGNIMF comes from the exons ATGGTGCGCTCACCACCCGTGATGTCTCCTTCCAGCGCCGCCCAGATGGACTCCAAACTGCCCAATCAGGGGAAACAAGGAGGTGCAGGCAGCCAATCGCAGCCGTCTCCCTGTGAGCCCAAGGCGCTGAGTGGAAGCCACACACCCAAAGGCCCTCAGGGTTCTGTGGGTAGCATGGGACTCAAAAATGGACAGGGCCTGAATTCTGGCAACGGAGCAAAAAGCAAGATCAAGAGGGAGCGAAGCACTTCGATTGAGTCCTTTGAGCAGAGGGACACAGGGACACCTAACAATGAGGGGGACCAGAAAG AACTAGGCAGTAGGGCAAAGAGGTTATGTGTAGCTGAACGACGACAGCCCTATAGTGGAGCTGACTGGTGTTCAGGAGGGGAGAGTGATGAAGATGACCCAGGATTCTTCA ACTGTAACTCCAATGACATCAAGCCAGATCCGAGCACCCTGGCAGCCTCCACGcctacccacaatgctgttggaGGACAAAACGCATCATCAGATTTGGGCAGCAGTCAGAAAGCTGGATCAAAGGTTGTTTACGTCTTCACCACAGAAATGGCAAACAA GGCTGCAGAAGCAGTAATCACCGGCCGTGCAGACAACATAATCACTTATCACATGAACAATATTTCTAATGGCAAGGGTGGCAAGCCACAACTTCCCTTG AACAATCAACTTGGGCCACACAGGAATGACCCCAAGCAGCAAGGGGTACAATCCCAACAACAGCAGTCTTCTCACTCTTCTGACCAGAACCATCAAGCAGCCTCCAAAGCAGCACAGCCAGGCCAGCCACAGCAGCAATCTTCAGCGCAACCAGTCCAACCTCAGCAAGCAGCCCAAGTGGCTAAACCAGCCAGCCTCACTCAGGATGGCCCACCATCAGGAGGCATGGATTCTAAGAGCCTCCCCAGCAGCAGCCCCCAGGATGGTGCTGGATCACATGATGGTAGTAATCCTGCAGGGACTCCTGGTAGTCAGGCTCCCAATCAGGCTCCAAATGCTGGCCCTCAGCAGAGCTTCTCTTCCCTTGACTTGCCCAAAGGAGCAGATGTTAAATTAACAGCCCAGCACCAGCAGCAGCTTGCTCATGAGATCATGTCGAGCATGGGGGACAACCCTGAGGGTCTTTCCCAGGAGCAGTTGGAGCATCGAGAGCGCTCCCTACAGACTTTGCGTGACATCCAACGTATGCTTTTCCCAGATGACAAAGACATGGCAGCCATGGGGCAGGGGAACATGGGTGGACCTCCACCCAATGCTTCCATGATGGAAGGTGGTCCCAAGAAGCCTGAACAGGGGCCACTTCAAGCTATGATTGCTCAGTCTCAGAGCTTGGGGAAACCTGGTGGTCCTGGGGGTCCACGCTCAGAAGGACCTCCCTTTGGGCCACCAGGACCCAGGGACATGCCTTTTTCACCAGATGATCTTGGGCCTCCTCCACAAGGTCAGGGCCCCATGAATTCACATCCCGGACCTGGTGGTGAACATGGTGACCACATGACACCAGAGCAGATGGCCTGGCTGAAGTTACAGCAGGAGTTCTATGAGGAGAAGAAACGCAAACAGGAGCAAATGCAGCACAGACCAATGGGAGACATGATGCTTCATCAGGGTGGCCCACGGGGCATGATGCGCGGGCCACCGCCTCCCTACCAAATGAATCCTGGTGAAATGTGGGGACCTGGGGCCCCAGAGCCATTTCCTGAGCAAATGAACATGGGCCCTAGAGGAATGCATCCACACATGCAGAGGATGCCAGGCTTCTCTGGAATGATGAACCCTGATATGGAGGGAGGGCCTAACCCCATGCCTAGGCCTGGCATGAACTGGCCTGATGACATGCCCAAAATGGGAGATGGAAGGGGGTTTCCGCCAGCACAGGGGATGTTTGGAGGTCCAGGTGGGCGTGTGGAGAGATTTCCCAATCCTCAGTCTGTACAAGAAGCTATGTTCCATCAAGGCATGGGTGACAAGCAAGGTATGGGTCTACCACCAAGCATGATGATGGAAATGAACAGAGTAATGGGGAACCAAAGACCCATGGAGCCTGGGAATGGAGGTGGCATGATGTTTCCCAGAATGCCAGGTGAAGGTCCCATGAGCCCCTCTTCAAGGATGGAGTTTGTGAAAGGTTTGGGGCGTGACATAGGTGAGTTTGGAATCGGACCTGGCAATCTCAATGTCAACATGGGGCCCAGTCCTCAGATGATGGCTTCCAAGATGAGAGAGCCACAGATGAACATGAGTCCAGAGGAGATTATGAAAATGAGACACGGTGGAGGTCCCATGGCTGAGGCCATGGCTCCACAGCAGAAGATGATGCAGGGACCTCCATTTCCTGACCAGCCTCATCCAAGTGACTTCAACATGGCACCAAACCGACAATTCTCAGTCATGGGTCCTCAAGGGCCTGGTAATCAAAGAGGTCCCAGGGGTGAGCCACCTTTTGCCACTGATCAGCGAGGAGGCAATGTAGGTGGCAATGGTCGTCTCAGCCACATGCCACCTTTACCTCCTAACCAGCCTCCCAACAGCTCAGGCCCCCCACCTAACCAGAGGAACATGGGTCGCAAACCCTCAGACTTGAGTGTCCAGTCTGGCCCAGCCAATTCACCCAATGTAAACCCACTTAAATCCCCCACCTTGCGGCAGGTCCAGTCCCCCATGCTAGGCTCCCCTTCGGGTAACCTCAAGTCTCCACAGACACCTTCACAGTTGGCCAGCATGCTTAGTGGGCAGCCAGCAGcggcagcagctgcagcagcggCGGCTGCCTCCATCAAGTCTCCTCCAATGATGGGTTCAGCAGGGGCATCACCCGTCCATATGAAGTCACCGTCACTTCCTGCCCCTTCCCCTGGCTGGACATCCTCGCCCAAGCCGCCCATGCAGAGTCCAGGGATCCCCCAAAATAAACCTCCTCTTAGTATGACCTCACCAAATATGATGGGCAATGTGGAGCAAG GTGGAAGTGCTCCTCCCTCTGCACCCCCTTCAAGTAGTTCTACCAGCCAGCCGGGCTCTATCAATGTCCCAGGAAGTCTTCCGTCCAGCAGTCCTTACACCATGCCACCAGAACCCACGCTATCCCAGAACCCTCTCTCCATCATGATGTCGCGTATGTCCAAGTTTGCTATGCCTAGCTCCACACCCCTTTATCATGATGCCATTAAAACTGTGGCCAGCTCAGATGATGACTCGCCACCTGCAAGATCGCCAAACCTTCCATCCATGAACAATAATATGCCTG GTATGGGAAACCACCATCAAGGCCATCCACGCATGATGACCCCCAACTCATCTGGGCCCATGCCTTCACTCAGCCCTATGGGAATGAGCACCATGGGATCCCAGCCTCTTTCTCACGGCATGCCAAACCAAATGCCTTCACCCAATCCTATGGGCCCTAACATGCCCCCTCACTCTGGGCCCATGGGTCCTGGCATGATGTCTCATGGAATGATGATGCCGCCAGTCTCCCAAGACCCAGGCATGGGTAACAACCAGATGATGCCCCAAGGTCGTATGGGTCTGCCTCACAGAGGACAGGGCTTCCCTCCTGGACAGTCACCACCACAGCAGATGCCATTTCCTCATAATGGTCCTGGGCCTCAGGGTGGCTTCCCACATGGAATGGGCTTCCAGGGAGAGGGGGGTCCAATGGCGAGGATGGGGAATATGGCTCATGGGCCTGGTGGGGAACCAGGAATGTGCAAACCCAACACACCTGGGGGTCAGGAGTTTAATAACATGCCAGGTGTCTTCAATGACTCAGATTTACATGAGGTAATGCGGCCGGGTGCCTCTGGTATTCCAGAATTTGACCTCTCGCGTATTATCCCCTCAGAGAAACCCAGCCAGACTCTGTCTTACTTTCCCCGCGGAGGAGAGGCACCTGGTGGGAAGCCACCTCACTCTTCTGGCCCCCCTGGCTTTCCCCCCATGCAGGGAATGATTGGGGAGGGTAACCCGAGGATGGGCCTCCCCATGCAGGGCATGGGAGGTCCCCCAGGCCCTGGACACATGGGGCCCCAGGACATGCCAATGGGGAATCCTGGTCACAACCCCATGCGGCCACCAGGCTTTATGGGCCAAGGCATGATGGGGCCCCAGCACAGGATGTTGTCACCGAGCCAGCAACCGGGTATGATGGGAGGGCCAGGTATGATGCAAGGCAAGGAGAGGCCTATGTACAACCATCCTGGCCCTGTAGGCTCCCCTAACATGATGATGTCACTACAAGGGATGGGTGGCCCTCAACAGACTATGATGATGCCTCCTCAGATGAGGCCTCGGGGCATGGCAGCAGACCTAGGAATGGGCTTTAATTCAGGCCCTGGGAACCCTGGGAATATAATGTTCTGA